In Apodemus sylvaticus chromosome 8, mApoSyl1.1, whole genome shotgun sequence, one genomic interval encodes:
- the LOC127690624 gene encoding anthrax toxin receptor-like, with amino-acid sequence MFCPAPKIEQPGLTILVEVSLNGRDFLAHTIPVNTSDCIPVTTTPAPETSTLPTILTASPKSPIPKTTVPHIILPPLLPPPLPLPSPAIVRPPAEPSKEVLLSTVVLLLMLIPVVLWWVWWLCCTLPVKALPTPAPQPKPQKEEKTRPPVPPPAPPPPPPPPPPPPPPPPVNAPPIVIICRCNCCNVCVRTGIEGPYTNLGLLKDLCSRVPRTSETHFFPPKEYLCLPSCSQCHHLQHSHPRLLPLLPPPAQVSPKACL; translated from the exons ATGTTTTGTCCTGCACCAAAGATAGAGCAGCCTGGACT AACCATCTTAGTTGAAGTTAGCCTGAACGGAAGAGACTTCCTTGCCCACACCATCCCTGTGAATACTTCTGACTGT ATACCAGTGACCACCACTCCTGCCCCTGAAACCTCTACCCTGCCAACAATTCTGACAGCTTCACCAAAAAGCCCTATCCCCAAAACTACTGTCCCCCATATTATACTCCCCCCTCTTCTacctccacccctgcctctgccttcaccaGCCATTGTGCGTCCGCCAGCTGAGCCAAGCAAAGAAGTTTTGCTCAGCACTGTGGTCCTGCTCCTGATGCTGATCCCTGTGGTGCTGTGGTGGGTCTGGTGGCTGTGCTGCACACTG CCTGTCAAGGCACTGCCAACACCTGCACCACAACCAAAG ccccagaaggaagaaaagacccGTCCTCCAGTGCCTCCCCcagctccaccaccaccaccaccaccaccaccaccaccaccaccaccaccaccagtgaaTGCGCCCCCCATTGTGATCATCTGCCGCTGTAACTGctgcaatgtgtgtgtgagaacaggTATAGAG GGGCCATACACCAACCTTGGCCTCCTGAAGGACCTCTGTTCTCGAGTTCCCCGCACCTCTGAGACACACTTCTTCCCACCCAAGGAGTACCTGTGTCTGCCCTCCTGCTCCCAGTGCCACCATCTCCAACACAGTCATCCCAGGCTACTTCCtttgctccctcctcctgcccaggTGTCTCCCAAAGCCTGCTTGTAA
- the LOC127690814 gene encoding anthrax toxin receptor-like: MKAMSTGKGHKVTMSTSLSHHNPTVFYPKGSCIDQCTVPPCLFLAFFLLLLLLLPPTVKGRSIRYNSPGWKLFHSLGKGFRSPHQNQMEQMRQNVPQVQPGDDCQGVFDLYLVLDKSGSVGDNWIHIYSFVEGLVKKFTNPNLRLSIITYSTEAEVILPLTSDRNEINKGLLVLKNIEPLGLTHRLKGLKKANEQIRRTNLRGRKVNSVIIALIYGLLLLKPYVDTIEEAKKARKMGAIIYTVGVFMHSKQQVLQTQ; this comes from the exons ATGAAGGCAATGAGCACAGGGAAAGGTCACAAAGTCACCATGTCAACCTCCCTGTCCCATCATAACCCTACAGTATTTTACCCCAAG GGGTCCTGTATAGACCAATGCACAGTTCCTCCATGCCTTTTTTTGGCATTCTttctgctgcttctcctgctgCTTCCTCCCACTGTAAAGGGTAGGAGCATCCGATACAACAGTCCTGGCTGGAAACTATTTCACAGCCTAGGCAAGGGATTCAGAAGTCCCCATCAAAACCAGATGGAACAAATGAGGCAGAACGTGCCCCAGGTTCAACCGGGAGACGATTGCCAAGGTGTTTTCGACCTCTACCTTGTCCTGGACAA ATCCGGCAGTGTGGGAGACAACTGGATCCACATTTACTCTTTTGTAGAGGGTTTGGTGAAGAAATTCACAAA CCCTAACCTGCGGCTCTCCATCATAACCTACTCGACAGAGGCTGAGGTTATCCTGCCACTCACCTCGGACAG AAACGAAATCAATAAGGGCCTTCTGGTGCTGAAGAACATAGAGCCTCTGGGGTTAACGCACAGGCTAAAAGGACTGAAAAAG GCAAATGAACAGATCCGAAGAACCAACTTGCGAG GCCGGAAAGTCAACAGTGTGATTATTGCTCTGATCTACGGGTTATTACTACTGAAGCCATATGTTGACACGATAGAAGAG gccAAAAAAGCCCGGAAAATGGGAGCAATCATTTACACCGTGGGTGTTTTTATGCATAGCAAACAACAGGTACTTCAGACCCAGTGA